The proteins below are encoded in one region of Streptomyces sp. NBC_00490:
- a CDS encoding putative bifunctional diguanylate cyclase/phosphodiesterase: MSGTSEGPAPAADLDRAVVTDSDFSASPRTEPPTYQSAFAAAPLAMAVVDREGLVVGANETLGELLGSVPEALAGQVAAELVDLASDARTWHAYQEVLRGRQARLRCTRRLKHPDGQSVWVQVTVAPLGTGEPGVLLSLADISTQRELQARLRHLQMHDPVTRLPNRTLFFERLSAALEVESYAQGGTGRIGLCYLDLDGFKAINDTLGHRVGDRLLAAVAERLTRCADEAGLTRGSAPLVARLGGDEFALLVEDSTGTDQLADLAEAVLKAIQAPFDISGRRLSVSASIGVVERHAAGTTPTALVQAADTTLYWAKADGKARWTLFDPERNAHRMTRQALASTLRPAIERGEFTLEYQPLVGMEDGRLRGVEALVRWNHPQFGMLTPNRFIGLAEEDGSIVQLGRWVLATACRQARQWQLDHPGEPPIFVSVNVAVRQVWDSDLVEDVAEILAETGLAPGLLQLELTESAVMGSAGRPLQALQALSDMGVHIAIDDFGTGYSNLAYLSRLPVAVLKLDGSFVRGFQYEGTGAPPNPADEVVVEAMIQLAHRLGLTVTAECVETSAQASRLRRIGCDTGQGWLYSRPVAPDRISELMSGQTAGNP; the protein is encoded by the coding sequence GTGAGCGGAACCTCCGAAGGGCCGGCGCCCGCGGCAGATCTCGACCGGGCGGTCGTCACGGACAGTGACTTCAGTGCGTCTCCTCGTACAGAACCCCCGACGTACCAATCGGCGTTCGCGGCCGCGCCGCTGGCCATGGCCGTCGTGGACCGCGAGGGTCTGGTCGTCGGCGCCAACGAGACGCTGGGCGAACTCCTCGGCAGCGTGCCCGAGGCGCTGGCCGGGCAGGTCGCCGCCGAGCTGGTGGATCTGGCCTCGGACGCGCGGACCTGGCACGCGTACCAGGAAGTGCTGCGCGGCCGGCAGGCCAGGCTGCGGTGCACCCGCCGGCTCAAGCACCCGGACGGCCAGTCCGTATGGGTGCAGGTGACGGTGGCGCCGCTGGGCACGGGTGAGCCCGGTGTGCTGCTGTCCCTCGCCGACATCAGCACACAGCGCGAACTCCAGGCCCGGCTGCGGCACTTGCAGATGCACGATCCGGTGACCCGGCTGCCCAACCGGACCCTGTTCTTCGAGCGCCTGTCGGCCGCGCTGGAGGTGGAGTCGTACGCGCAGGGCGGCACCGGGCGGATCGGGCTCTGCTATCTCGACCTCGACGGCTTCAAGGCGATCAACGACACCCTCGGCCACCGGGTCGGCGACCGGCTGCTGGCGGCGGTGGCGGAACGGCTGACCCGCTGCGCCGACGAGGCGGGCCTCACCCGCGGCAGCGCGCCACTGGTGGCCCGACTGGGCGGCGACGAATTCGCCCTGCTCGTCGAGGACTCCACCGGCACCGACCAGCTGGCGGACCTGGCCGAGGCCGTACTGAAGGCGATCCAGGCGCCCTTCGACATCTCCGGGCGCCGGCTCTCGGTCTCCGCGTCGATCGGCGTCGTGGAACGGCACGCGGCCGGCACCACCCCCACCGCCCTGGTCCAGGCCGCCGACACGACGCTGTACTGGGCGAAGGCCGACGGCAAGGCCCGCTGGACGCTCTTCGACCCGGAGCGCAACGCCCACCGGATGACCCGCCAGGCGCTCGCCTCCACGCTCCGGCCGGCCATCGAGCGCGGTGAGTTCACGCTCGAGTACCAGCCACTGGTCGGCATGGAGGACGGCCGTCTGCGGGGCGTCGAGGCGCTGGTCCGCTGGAACCACCCGCAGTTCGGCATGCTGACGCCGAATCGGTTCATCGGATTGGCCGAGGAGGACGGTTCGATCGTTCAGCTCGGCCGCTGGGTGCTGGCCACCGCCTGCCGCCAGGCGCGGCAGTGGCAGCTGGACCACCCCGGTGAGCCGCCGATCTTCGTCAGCGTGAACGTCGCGGTCCGCCAGGTCTGGGACTCCGACCTCGTCGAGGACGTCGCCGAGATCCTCGCGGAGACGGGCCTGGCCCCGGGCCTGCTGCAGCTGGAGCTCACGGAGTCGGCGGTCATGGGCTCGGCCGGCCGCCCCCTCCAGGCGCTCCAGGCCCTCAGCGACATGGGCGTCCACATCGCCATCGACGACTTCGGCACCGGCTACTCCAACCTCGCCTACCTCAGCCGTCTCCCGGTCGCGGTCCTGAAGCTGGACGGCTCCTTCGTGCGGGGCTTCCAGTACGAGGGGACGGGCGCCCCGCCCAACCCGGCCGACGAGGTCGTGGTGGAGGCGATGATCCAGCTGGCCCACCGGCTGGGGCTGACCGTCACCGCGGAGTGCGTCGAGACCTCGGCCCAGGCCTCCCGGCTGCGCCGCATCGGCTGCGACACCGGCCAGGGGTGGCTGTACTCGCGGCCGGTGGCGCCGGATCGTATCTCCGAGTTGATGAGCGGTCAGACCGCCGGCAACCCGTAG
- a CDS encoding LLM class flavin-dependent oxidoreductase, whose product MTADEIRGTIHGTAPVPLSVLDLVTVGAGRTATDALRTSVDLAKLTESRGFHRYWVAEHHSMPGVASSSPAVILAHLAAHTTRIRLGSGGVMLPNHAPLVIAEQFGTLEAMAPGRVDLGLGRAPGTDGATAAALRRTNTLNEGADDFPEQLVELTRFLDDDFPDGHPYRRIHAVPGPIQSTSPGGVQSPHRPPIWLLGSSGFSARLAATLGLPFAFAHHFSAQNTVPALDLYRESFRPSAVLKEPYALIGVSALATDDEKEARRQVLAASLNMVRLRTGRPGLVPTPEEAEAYDFSPMERDFITSWNANVIHGSVDEVRAGLDDLQKRTGADELMLTSHAHSAELRLRSYELIADAYGLPAV is encoded by the coding sequence GTGACGGCAGACGAGATTCGGGGAACGATCCACGGCACCGCCCCCGTCCCCCTGTCCGTACTGGACCTGGTCACCGTAGGTGCCGGCCGCACCGCCACGGACGCCCTGCGCACCAGCGTCGACCTGGCCAAACTGACGGAGTCCCGCGGCTTCCACCGCTACTGGGTCGCCGAACACCACTCCATGCCCGGCGTCGCCTCCTCGTCCCCCGCCGTGATCCTCGCCCACCTCGCCGCCCACACCACCCGCATCCGCCTCGGCTCGGGCGGCGTCATGCTGCCCAACCACGCCCCGCTGGTGATCGCGGAGCAGTTCGGCACCCTGGAGGCGATGGCCCCGGGCCGCGTGGACCTCGGCCTCGGCCGCGCCCCCGGCACCGACGGCGCCACGGCAGCGGCCCTGCGCCGCACGAACACGCTCAACGAGGGCGCCGACGACTTCCCCGAGCAGCTCGTCGAGCTGACCCGCTTCCTGGACGACGACTTCCCCGACGGTCACCCCTACCGCCGTATCCACGCGGTCCCCGGCCCCATCCAGTCGACGTCCCCCGGCGGCGTCCAGTCCCCGCACCGCCCCCCGATCTGGCTCCTCGGCTCCTCCGGCTTCAGCGCCCGCCTCGCCGCCACCCTCGGCCTGCCGTTCGCCTTCGCCCACCACTTCTCGGCGCAGAACACCGTCCCGGCCCTGGACCTCTACCGCGAGTCCTTCCGCCCGAGCGCGGTCCTGAAGGAGCCGTACGCCCTCATCGGCGTCTCCGCCCTCGCCACGGACGACGAGAAGGAGGCCCGCCGCCAGGTCCTCGCCGCGAGCCTCAACATGGTCCGCCTGCGCACCGGCCGCCCGGGCCTGGTCCCCACCCCCGAAGAGGCCGAGGCCTACGACTTCAGCCCGATGGAACGCGACTTCATCACGTCCTGGAACGCCAACGTCATCCACGGCTCGGTGGACGAGGTCCGCGCCGGCCTGGACGACCTCCAGAAGCGCACGGGCGCCGACGAGCTCATGCTCACCTCCCACGCCCACAGCGCGGAGCTGCGGCTGCGCAGCTACGAACTGATCGCCGACGCCTACGGGTTGCCGGCGGTCTGA
- a CDS encoding maleate cis-trans isomerase family protein, producing the protein MTALGFLYPGHSAEDDYPRIEQLLGSDVRLDVVHTDIGEDAHRPDALRRMGSAERLAAGVEQLRMAGAESVVWACTSGSFVYGWEGAHEQVRSLALTAGLPASSTSFAFVHAAREVGAHRVAVGATYPDDVAALFAEFLRAGGLEVTGVKGAGIVTAAEVGTWGEKEVFALARSADTPDADVILLPDTALHTAAHLPALEKELGKPVLTANQVTVWEGLRLTDRRVNAPTLGSLFTKEPIVQV; encoded by the coding sequence ATGACCGCACTCGGATTTCTCTACCCCGGCCACTCCGCCGAGGACGACTATCCGCGCATCGAGCAGCTCCTGGGCAGCGACGTCCGCCTCGACGTGGTCCACACCGACATCGGCGAGGACGCCCACCGTCCCGACGCCCTGCGCCGCATGGGCTCCGCCGAACGGCTCGCGGCAGGTGTCGAGCAACTGCGCATGGCGGGCGCCGAGTCCGTGGTGTGGGCCTGCACCAGCGGCAGTTTCGTCTACGGCTGGGAGGGCGCCCACGAGCAGGTGCGCAGCCTCGCCCTTACGGCGGGCCTGCCGGCCTCCTCCACCTCCTTCGCCTTCGTGCACGCGGCCCGGGAGGTCGGGGCACACCGGGTCGCGGTCGGGGCGACCTACCCGGACGACGTGGCGGCACTGTTCGCGGAGTTCCTGCGGGCGGGCGGCCTGGAGGTCACCGGTGTGAAGGGCGCCGGGATCGTCACGGCGGCCGAGGTCGGCACCTGGGGCGAGAAGGAGGTCTTCGCCCTGGCGAGGTCGGCCGACACACCCGACGCGGACGTGATCCTCCTCCCGGACACGGCCCTGCACACCGCCGCCCACCTCCCCGCCCTGGAGAAGGAACTCGGCAAACCGGTCCTCACCGCCAACCAGGTCACAGTCTGGGAGGGCCTACGCCTGACCGACCGCAGGGTCAACGCCCCGACCCTGGGCTCCCTGTTCACCAAGGAGCCGATCGTCCAGGTGTAG
- a CDS encoding maleate cis-trans isomerase family protein produces the protein MDLSFLGGPRPQRGVGVVAPFDFALDRELWRWVPDEVSLHLTRTPYVPVEVSLDLARLVSEHETLHDAVRTLNAITPEVVAYACTSGSFVGGVAGERAMCEAMTRAGAVPSVTTSGALLEALIDLGVHRVALVTPYTVSVTRALEEYVAEAGIAVTGCAFMGLTRHIWKVPYREVVAMAHKAVRHSADALFISCTNLPTYDVIPQLEAELRIPVISANQVTMWAALRRLGTRAVGPYQALVDPAARSGPVFPQEKQPKEEQQEGWS, from the coding sequence ATGGACCTCTCCTTTCTTGGTGGACCGCGCCCCCAGCGCGGTGTAGGTGTCGTCGCTCCCTTCGACTTCGCGCTGGACCGCGAGCTGTGGCGCTGGGTCCCCGACGAGGTGTCGCTCCATCTGACCCGCACGCCGTACGTCCCCGTCGAGGTCAGCCTCGACCTGGCCCGTCTCGTCAGCGAGCACGAGACACTGCACGACGCGGTACGCACCCTGAACGCCATCACGCCCGAGGTCGTCGCCTACGCCTGCACCTCCGGCAGCTTCGTCGGCGGGGTCGCCGGGGAGCGGGCGATGTGCGAGGCGATGACGAGGGCGGGCGCGGTCCCGTCCGTGACCACTTCCGGCGCACTTCTGGAGGCGCTGATCGACCTCGGCGTACACCGGGTCGCCCTGGTGACGCCGTACACCGTGTCGGTGACCCGGGCCCTGGAGGAGTACGTCGCCGAGGCGGGCATCGCGGTCACCGGCTGCGCCTTCATGGGCCTGACCAGGCACATCTGGAAGGTCCCGTACCGGGAGGTCGTCGCCATGGCCCACAAGGCCGTCCGCCACAGCGCCGACGCCCTGTTCATCAGCTGCACCAACCTCCCGACCTACGACGTCATCCCGCAACTGGAGGCGGAACTGCGCATCCCGGTGATCTCGGCCAACCAGGTCACGATGTGGGCGGCGCTGCGCCGACTGGGTACCCGGGCAGTGGGGCCGTACCAGGCGCTGGTCGATCCGGCGGCACGGTCCGGCCCCGTGTTCCCGCAAGAGAAGCAGCCGAAAGAAGAGCAGCAGGAAGGCTGGTCATGA
- a CDS encoding D-2-hydroxyacid dehydrogenase — translation MTAPTLLVLDADPLPRLGSLTGRARVEHTDASALAERLPYADVLLVWDFTSHAVRAAWPGEGPRPRWVHTASAGVDHLMCPELAASDTVVTNARGVFDQPIAEYVAALVLAMAKDLPRTLDFQREGVWRHRESRRVAGTRAVIVGSGPIGRTIARTLKALEITTAVVGRTPRTGIHGPGDLDRLIARADWVIAAAPLTEQTDGMFDSRRFGVMQPSARFVNVGRGRLVVEDDLADALRKRWIAGAALDVFADEPLGPDSPLWQVPDLIVSPHMSGDTIGWREELGSQFLELYDRWAAGKPLLNVVDKKRGYVPGH, via the coding sequence ATGACCGCCCCCACCCTTCTCGTCCTGGACGCCGATCCCCTCCCCCGCCTCGGCAGTCTCACCGGCCGCGCCCGCGTCGAGCACACGGACGCGTCGGCGCTGGCCGAGCGGCTGCCGTACGCCGATGTCCTGCTGGTCTGGGACTTCACCTCCCACGCCGTGCGCGCGGCCTGGCCGGGTGAGGGGCCCCGGCCACGCTGGGTGCACACGGCGAGTGCGGGTGTGGACCATCTGATGTGCCCCGAACTCGCCGCGTCCGACACGGTGGTGACCAATGCGCGCGGTGTCTTCGACCAGCCCATCGCGGAGTACGTCGCCGCTCTCGTTCTCGCGATGGCGAAGGATCTGCCCCGGACGCTGGACTTCCAGCGGGAGGGTGTGTGGCGGCACCGGGAGTCGCGGCGGGTGGCGGGGACGCGGGCGGTGATCGTCGGGTCGGGGCCCATCGGGCGGACGATCGCCCGCACGCTCAAGGCACTTGAGATCACCACGGCCGTCGTCGGCCGTACCCCGCGCACCGGCATCCACGGTCCGGGCGACCTGGACCGGCTGATCGCCCGCGCGGACTGGGTGATCGCGGCGGCGCCGTTGACCGAGCAGACGGACGGGATGTTCGACTCGCGGCGGTTCGGGGTGATGCAGCCGTCGGCGCGGTTCGTGAACGTCGGGCGTGGCCGGCTCGTCGTCGAGGACGACCTGGCGGACGCGCTGCGCAAGCGGTGGATCGCGGGTGCGGCGCTGGATGTCTTCGCGGACGAACCCCTCGGCCCCGACAGCCCGTTGTGGCAGGTCCCGGATCTGATCGTGTCCCCGCACATGAGCGGCGACACGATCGGCTGGCGGGAGGAACTCGGCTCGCAGTTCCTGGAGTTGTACGACCGCTGGGCGGCGGGCAAGCCACTGCTGAACGTGGTCGACAAGAAGCGCGGATACGTACCGGGGCACTGA
- a CDS encoding amidase, with translation MTELTELTAVQLVDGYRKGEFSPVEVTRAALERAERIQPEVNAFVRITAEEALAQARESADRWRRGEPAGLVDGVPVTVKDILLMRGAPTLKGSKALSEKGRWDEDAPSVARLREHGAVFLGKTTTPEFGWKGVTDSPLSGVTRNPHDPSRTAGGSSGGAAAAVALGAGPLALGTDGGGSVRIPAAFCGIFALKPTYGRVPLYPASAFGTLAHVGPMTRDTADAALMLDVIGAPDARDWSGMGPSAVSHQGVLREGVRGLRIAYSPSLGGQVRVQPGVSAAVRRAVERLARLGAYVEETDPDLTDPVDAFHTLWFSGAARVTQHFGPYQRELLDPGLREICGLGARYSALDYLAAVDVRMDLGRRMGRFHASYDLLVTPTVPITAFEAGAEVPKGSGHRRWTGWTPFTYPFNMTQQPAASVPVGVDGDGLPVGLQIVAARHRDDLVLRAAHALDAVTPSGS, from the coding sequence ATGACGGAGCTCACCGAACTGACCGCAGTACAGCTCGTCGACGGTTACCGCAAGGGCGAGTTCAGCCCCGTCGAGGTGACCCGGGCGGCCCTGGAGCGGGCCGAGCGGATCCAACCGGAGGTGAACGCGTTCGTTCGGATCACCGCCGAGGAGGCGCTCGCGCAGGCCCGGGAGTCGGCGGACCGCTGGCGGCGCGGTGAGCCCGCGGGGCTGGTCGACGGGGTGCCGGTCACGGTGAAGGACATCCTGCTGATGCGGGGCGCCCCGACTCTGAAGGGCTCCAAGGCGCTGTCGGAGAAGGGCCGTTGGGACGAGGACGCGCCCTCCGTGGCCCGGCTGCGTGAGCACGGCGCGGTGTTCCTGGGCAAGACGACGACGCCCGAGTTCGGCTGGAAGGGTGTCACGGACTCGCCGCTGTCCGGGGTCACCCGCAACCCGCACGACCCCTCACGCACCGCGGGCGGTTCCAGCGGCGGCGCGGCGGCGGCCGTGGCGCTCGGCGCGGGCCCGCTGGCGCTGGGCACGGACGGGGGTGGCAGTGTGCGCATCCCGGCGGCCTTCTGCGGGATCTTCGCGCTGAAACCGACGTACGGGCGGGTGCCGCTGTATCCGGCGAGCGCGTTCGGCACGTTGGCGCATGTGGGGCCGATGACGCGGGACACGGCCGACGCGGCGCTGATGCTGGACGTCATCGGGGCGCCGGACGCGCGGGACTGGTCGGGAATGGGACCAAGTGCCGTTTCCCACCAGGGCGTTCTGCGGGAAGGCGTACGGGGTCTGCGGATCGCCTACTCCCCTTCCCTCGGCGGACAGGTGCGGGTGCAGCCGGGGGTCTCGGCGGCGGTGCGGCGGGCGGTGGAACGGCTGGCCCGGCTCGGCGCGTATGTCGAGGAGACCGACCCCGACCTCACCGACCCGGTGGACGCCTTCCACACCCTGTGGTTCAGCGGGGCGGCCCGGGTGACCCAGCATTTCGGGCCGTATCAGCGGGAGTTGCTCGATCCGGGGCTGCGGGAGATCTGCGGGCTCGGGGCGCGGTACAGCGCGCTGGACTATCTCGCCGCGGTCGACGTCCGCATGGACCTCGGGCGCCGGATGGGCCGTTTCCACGCGTCGTACGACCTGCTGGTGACGCCCACGGTGCCGATCACGGCTTTCGAGGCGGGCGCGGAGGTGCCGAAGGGCTCGGGACATCGGCGGTGGACGGGGTGGACTCCGTTCACGTACCCCTTCAACATGACCCAGCAGCCGGCCGCGTCGGTCCCGGTGGGGGTGGACGGCGACGGACTGCCGGTGGGGCTCCAGATCGTGGCCGCCCGGCACCGGGACGATCTGGTGCTACGGGCGGCTCATGCGCTGGACGCGGTCACACCCTCCGGAAGCTGA
- a CDS encoding DUF3830 family protein → MADRYIEVSLVKRGITGTAKLLDDRAPITCAAVWDSLPLAGDVYHAKYARNEIYALFPPFAESEPPLENPTVTPIPGDLCYFSFAGTELGTKSYGYDREVRAGTTVVDLALFYERNNLLLNGDVGWVPGIVWGEVVEGLAELAEACNDLWRSGASGETLSFRRV, encoded by the coding sequence ATGGCTGACCGCTACATCGAAGTCTCGCTGGTCAAGCGGGGGATCACCGGTACGGCAAAGCTGCTGGACGATCGTGCGCCGATCACCTGCGCGGCCGTCTGGGATTCCCTCCCGCTGGCCGGCGACGTCTATCACGCGAAATATGCCCGCAATGAGATCTATGCCCTTTTCCCGCCCTTCGCGGAATCGGAGCCGCCCCTGGAAAATCCGACAGTCACCCCCATTCCTGGAGATCTCTGCTATTTCTCCTTCGCGGGTACGGAACTGGGCACCAAGTCCTACGGCTACGACCGCGAGGTCCGCGCGGGCACGACGGTGGTCGACCTGGCCCTCTTCTACGAGCGCAACAACCTGCTCCTCAACGGCGACGTGGGCTGGGTGCCCGGCATCGTCTGGGGAGAGGTGGTGGAGGGGCTGGCGGAGCTGGCCGAGGCGTGCAACGACCTCTGGCGGTCAGGGGCGTCGGGGGAGACGCTCAGCTTCCGGAGGGTGTGA
- the ehuB gene encoding ectoine/hydroxyectoine ABC transporter substrate-binding protein EhuB: MAPPIRNDIRNDVRTDRSTPGTTRRSLLAGVAALGALGAAGCSRVATASTTDGGDLLERLRAAGVVRLGIAGEIPFGYIDKDGELTGEAPELAKAVFKRLGVDRVQPVPTEFGSLIPGLNSQQFDVVAAGMYVNPERCDQVIFADPDYQMLDSFIVRKGNPKGLHDYKDVVEKKARFATGTGYAEIQYAVDAGYKESDILIVPDQVAGLNAVESGRADVFAGTALTTREVVKKSAKTEATKAFAPLVDGKPHVDGGAFAFRLTETKLRDAFNVELRKLKKSGELFRILRPFGFTEAEMTDLTAKELCGG; the protein is encoded by the coding sequence ATGGCTCCACCGATACGAAACGACATTCGAAACGACGTTCGGACCGACAGAAGCACGCCCGGAACCACTCGCCGATCGCTGCTCGCGGGGGTGGCGGCGCTCGGTGCGCTGGGGGCCGCGGGCTGCTCGCGGGTGGCCACGGCGTCCACGACGGACGGCGGTGATCTGCTCGAACGCCTCAGGGCGGCAGGTGTCGTACGGCTGGGAATCGCCGGCGAGATCCCCTTCGGCTACATCGACAAGGACGGCGAGCTGACCGGCGAGGCGCCCGAGCTCGCGAAGGCCGTCTTCAAGCGGCTGGGGGTCGACCGGGTACAGCCCGTGCCCACCGAGTTCGGGTCGCTCATTCCGGGGCTGAACTCACAGCAGTTCGATGTGGTCGCCGCCGGGATGTATGTGAATCCCGAGCGCTGTGACCAGGTCATCTTCGCCGACCCGGACTATCAGATGCTCGATTCGTTCATCGTGCGCAAGGGCAATCCCAAGGGGCTGCACGACTACAAGGACGTCGTCGAGAAGAAGGCCAGGTTCGCCACCGGGACCGGGTATGCCGAGATCCAGTACGCCGTCGACGCGGGGTACAAGGAGAGCGACATCCTCATCGTCCCCGACCAGGTCGCGGGGCTGAACGCCGTCGAGTCCGGGCGGGCCGATGTCTTCGCCGGTACCGCGCTCACCACCCGCGAGGTCGTCAAGAAGTCCGCCAAGACCGAGGCCACCAAGGCCTTCGCGCCCCTGGTGGACGGCAAGCCGCATGTCGACGGGGGCGCGTTCGCGTTCCGGCTGACCGAGACGAAGCTGCGGGACGCCTTCAACGTGGAGCTGCGGAAGCTGAAGAAGAGCGGGGAGCTGTTCCGGATCCTGCGGCCCTTCGGGTTCACCGAGGCCGAGATGACCGACCTCACCGCGAAGGAGCTGTGCGGCGGATGA
- the ehuC gene encoding ectoine/hydroxyectoine ABC transporter permease subunit EhuC translates to MTTGLCELVLKGVWTTVQLLVFSALLAAAVSFVVGVARTHRLWIVRFLAGFYTEVFRGTSALIMIFWVYFVLPISFGWQLVPMWAGTLALGLTYGAYGSEIVRGALSAVDPAQKEGGIALSFTPWQRLRLILLPQAVPEMIPPFSNLLIELLKGTALVSIIGMSDLAFSGNLVRLALQESQEIYTYLLVIYFVIAFALTRLMRGLEKKLKSGVGKEPERGVTAHELKRAETTGVGGGVA, encoded by the coding sequence ATGACCACCGGACTGTGTGAACTCGTACTCAAGGGCGTGTGGACGACCGTCCAACTGCTCGTCTTCAGCGCCCTGCTGGCGGCCGCCGTCTCGTTCGTCGTCGGTGTCGCGCGCACCCATCGACTGTGGATCGTGCGCTTCCTCGCCGGCTTCTACACCGAGGTGTTCCGCGGGACCTCGGCGCTCATCATGATCTTCTGGGTGTACTTCGTGCTGCCGATCTCCTTCGGCTGGCAGCTGGTGCCGATGTGGGCGGGCACGCTGGCGCTCGGGCTCACCTACGGCGCGTACGGCTCGGAGATCGTGCGCGGCGCCCTGAGCGCGGTCGACCCGGCGCAGAAGGAGGGCGGGATCGCGCTCAGCTTCACGCCCTGGCAGCGGCTCAGGCTGATCCTGCTGCCGCAGGCGGTGCCGGAGATGATCCCGCCGTTCTCCAACCTGCTGATCGAGCTGCTCAAGGGCACCGCGCTGGTGTCGATCATCGGCATGAGCGACCTGGCGTTCAGCGGCAACCTGGTGCGGCTGGCGCTTCAGGAGAGCCAGGAGATCTACACGTATCTGCTGGTCATCTACTTCGTGATCGCCTTCGCTCTGACCCGCCTGATGCGTGGCCTGGAGAAGAAGCTGAAGTCGGGCGTCGGCAAGGAACCGGAGCGCGGGGTGACCGCACATGAGCTGAAGCGGGCCGAGACGACGGGCGTCGGAGGTGGTGTCGCGTGA
- the ehuD gene encoding ectoine/hydroxyectoine ABC transporter permease subunit EhuD: MKWDWGAVGDFMPQFWDGLLVTLQALALGSVISFVLGLVWALLMRAPTRWVTWPVGAVTEFIRNTPLLVQLFFLFYVLPEWGLTFSALTTGVFAIGLHYSTYTMQVYRAGIEAVPVGQWEAATALNLPVTRTWRVVILPQAIRRVVPALGNYVIAMLKDTPLLMAITVLDMLGQARLFSQEHFQFTEPLTVIGVAFILIAYLASLLVRALERRLVH, encoded by the coding sequence GTGAAGTGGGACTGGGGAGCGGTCGGCGACTTCATGCCGCAGTTCTGGGACGGCCTGCTGGTCACCCTGCAGGCGCTGGCGCTGGGCTCGGTGATCTCCTTCGTGCTGGGCCTGGTGTGGGCGCTGCTGATGCGGGCGCCGACCCGGTGGGTGACCTGGCCGGTGGGCGCGGTCACCGAGTTCATCCGGAACACCCCGCTGCTGGTGCAGCTGTTCTTCCTCTTCTACGTACTGCCCGAGTGGGGTCTGACGTTCTCGGCGCTGACCACCGGCGTCTTCGCGATCGGCCTGCACTACTCGACGTACACGATGCAGGTCTACCGGGCCGGCATCGAGGCGGTGCCCGTCGGCCAGTGGGAGGCCGCGACGGCACTGAACCTGCCGGTGACCAGGACGTGGCGGGTGGTGATCCTGCCGCAGGCGATCCGCCGGGTCGTCCCCGCGCTCGGCAACTACGTCATCGCCATGCTGAAGGACACGCCGCTGCTGATGGCGATCACCGTCCTTGACATGCTCGGACAGGCGCGGCTCTTCTCCCAGGAGCACTTCCAGTTCACCGAGCCGCTGACCGTGATCGGCGTGGCCTTCATCCTCATCGCCTATCTGGCCTCCCTCCTCGTGCGAGCCCTGGAGCGTCGTCTTGTCCACTGA
- the ehuA gene encoding ectoine/hydroxyectoine ABC transporter ATP-binding protein EhuA, with translation MNPADKRPGGELIRLEQVTKRFGDNTVLDHLDFSVEAGKHVTLIGPSGSGKTTILRLLMTLTKPDEGIITVDGQQLFPAPEKQVREIRKQIGMVFQQFNLFPNMSALRNITEAPVTVLGMSKDEAEARALELLDLVGLADKRDARPSQLSGGQQQRVAIARALAMRPKVLLLDEVTSALDPELVAGVLDVLRDIAHTTDITMLCVTHEMNFARDISDQVLMFDSGRIIESGPPEQIFSEPAKDRTREFLSAVL, from the coding sequence ATGAACCCCGCCGACAAGCGGCCCGGCGGCGAGCTGATCCGCCTGGAGCAGGTCACCAAGCGGTTCGGGGACAACACCGTCCTGGACCATCTGGACTTCTCCGTCGAGGCCGGCAAGCACGTCACCCTCATCGGGCCCTCCGGATCGGGCAAGACCACGATCCTGCGGCTGCTGATGACGCTGACCAAGCCCGACGAGGGGATCATCACCGTCGACGGGCAGCAGCTGTTCCCCGCGCCGGAGAAGCAGGTCCGCGAGATCCGCAAGCAGATAGGCATGGTGTTCCAGCAGTTCAACCTGTTCCCGAACATGTCGGCGCTCAGGAACATCACCGAGGCGCCCGTCACCGTGCTCGGCATGTCCAAGGACGAGGCGGAGGCGCGCGCGCTCGAGCTGCTCGACCTGGTGGGCCTGGCCGACAAGCGCGACGCCCGCCCCTCCCAGCTCTCCGGCGGCCAGCAGCAGCGGGTGGCGATCGCGCGGGCGCTGGCGATGCGGCCGAAGGTGCTGCTGCTGGACGAGGTGACCTCCGCGCTGGACCCGGAGCTGGTCGCGGGCGTCCTGGACGTGCTCCGGGACATCGCCCACACCACCGACATCACGATGCTCTGTGTGACCCACGAGATGAATTTCGCCCGGGACATCTCGGACCAGGTCCTGATGTTCGACTCCGGGCGGATCATCGAGTCCGGTCCGCCGGAGCAGATCTTCAGCGAGCCGGCGAAGGACCGGACACGGGAATTTCTCAGCGCGGTGCTCTGA